Part of the uncultured Tolumonas sp. genome is shown below.
GATCAGGCCTTGTTTTTCACCATTAATGGTCATATACGCGGGAGTTGGCATGTTCGTGCTCCTAATTATTGTTCGATGCCGGAATTGGCATTCGGCACAGATAGAGCAGGGAATATGCCAGCGCTGAATTTAAATATAACAAATTGATAAGTAAGGATTTATATTTTTATTTTGGTTTATCGGAGCCAGAGGGAAAACCAAGATGAGGATTAAAAGGCGACAGGGTTTTTAGCTAACTATTTGTTATTAAAGATGTTCGCTCTTGTGTGCAGAATTTGTGGCAGAGTGCAGTTTTTTGCGTAAATAACAGAGGGTATTGAGTAGGGCTCATTCCCTCTGTTATTTGTATCAGGCTTATTTAGGTTTTTTCTTATAACCACTCAGCATGGCATGCACCAGATTTTCGCGGGTCAGATGGCTGACCAGTACTACGGCCGTAATATGAATACCGGCGCCTAACATGGTCAGATTGGCAAAAAACTCATGTACATCGCCCCAGTCAATAAAATCGGTCGCTGATGCAACGGTAGCTTGCCAGCCATCGATGGCATCACCGAGTGTAGACAACCAACCCGTCAGGCCAGTCAGTAATAAACCACTCAACAAGCAGATGATCATGACTGCACCGGCTGGGTTATGGCCTTCGTAATACGGATGTTCGCCCCGCAGCATAGCTCGCATGAAAGACATAAATTCAGCCGGATTCGGGATGAAATTTTTGAAACGAGCATTTTTAGAGCCGATGACGCCCCAGATCAACCGCGCCAGCACAAAACCAATTACGATGTAACCAGCATAGCGATGCAGGGTATTACCGCGCGCAAATGGCATGCCTCTATCCGACAACAAATAGTTGCAGAAAAACAGTGTGACGACAGTCCAGTGAAATATACGTACAAACGCATCCCACACTTTGACTTTTTCGGATGAAAATTCCATCGATTACTCCTTTACGGATGAAAGAGCTGGCTTATTTTTCTAAGCAGATAGTGATTAAGTTAACAGAGTTGCATTAATTTTTCATTAATCCGATTCGGCTGAATACTTGCTTAAAAAATGACCATGGTGGTTGCAAATTCACTGCGTTAATATAGCAACAGGCCAGTAGTAATGGGGTTGTAACATGAAATTCAAGTTCGGCATGTTGGTTGGTTTACTTGTTTGTGGGCAGGTCGTTCAGGCGGAAGAGGACAACGCCTCTCCATTGTTGAAGATTGTACATTCGCAGGTAAATTATCAGTTAAATGCCGATGGCTCTTATACCAAAACGGAAGAGCAGATCATCCAGCCACTGACCAAAGAAGGGGTGGAGATGATCGCCAGTGATAGTTTGGGTTTTAGCAGTAAACGGGAACAATTTACTGCGATTCATGCTTACACCCAGAAAGCGGATGGCCGGAAACTGATGGTGAGTGAAGATAAGATCTTCACGCAGGAAGATCCCGCGGCACAAGGCGCACCGCAATATTCCGATTATAAATATCGCTCGTTTGCTTACCCCTGACGTCGAGGTAGGTGATCAGGTTGTATTGCAATCAACCCTCAAGGTTACAGAAGGCTCATTTAAAAACCAGTTTACGGAAACCGAATCGGTGAATCCGGCGGTGGTCGTTGATC
Proteins encoded:
- a CDS encoding cytochrome b/b6 domain-containing protein, which codes for MEFSSEKVKVWDAFVRIFHWTVVTLFFCNYLLSDRGMPFARGNTLHRYAGYIVIGFVLARLIWGVIGSKNARFKNFIPNPAEFMSFMRAMLRGEHPYYEGHNPAGAVMIICLLSGLLLTGLTGWLSTLGDAIDGWQATVASATDFIDWGDVHEFFANLTMLGAGIHITAVVLVSHLTRENLVHAMLSGYKKKPK
- a CDS encoding DUF3857 domain-containing protein, yielding MKFKFGMLVGLLVCGQVVQAEEDNASPLLKIVHSQVNYQLNADGSYTKTEEQIIQPLTKEGVEMIASDSLGFSSKREQFTAIHAYTQKADGRKLMVSEDKIFTQEDPAAQGAPQYSDYKYRSFAYP